Proteins from a single region of Pelodiscus sinensis isolate JC-2024 unplaced genomic scaffold, ASM4963464v1 ctg56, whole genome shotgun sequence:
- the LOC142825187 gene encoding uncharacterized protein LOC142825187, whose translation MCAAPAPRGPQGPSREPSRVPSAEKKRAPAWSGTEVLTLLELWGQEEAVQALHTQRRNASIYGRMAQGLADKGHHPRTLQQVRAKVKELRQGYMKARKQSSASGAAPVHCTHYQELDRILGGQEPMSASVHVQTGLHTPVQHSRQEVPMEDVEEEEEEAAQEQMEDTLTLSLQPVPDSAEASQAPSDTEEGTSAGPAAAVCRSTPVPPPTWSHSTRRHWRTYNDLLKRHVEAMEKMERTMANMHETMAERAREEARWHTCLLQDFLPEWRSMCATVRESLAVPGPLPRGLLLPIQLQPPLTPRPPPSPL comes from the exons atgtgtgcagctccagcgccacgaggcccccAAGGACCTTCGAGGGAGCCATCTCGGGTGCCCTCTGCTGAAAAAAAGAGAGCCCCTGCGtggtcagggacagaggtcctgacATTGTTAGaactgtgggggcaggaggaagcagtTCAGGCCCTGCACACCCAGCGCAGGAATGCAAgtatctatggccgcatggctcaggggctggccgataaagggcaccaTCCCAGGACACTCCAGCAAGTCCGGGCAAAAGTCAAAGAACTGCGCCAGGGGTACATGAAGGCCCGAAAGCAGAGCTCAGCTTCcggtgcagccccagtgcactgcaccCACTACCAagaactggaccgcatcctgggaggccaggaaccaatGTCTGCATCAGTGCATGTGCAGACAGGCTTGCACACACCGGTGCAGCATAGCCGGCAGGAGGTCCCCATGGAAGatgttgaggaggaggaggaggaggcggcacaggagcagatggaggacaccctgaccctgagtctgcagcctgtcccagattCAGCGGAAGCCTCGCAGGCACCGTCTGACACTgaagaaggaacatcag cgggacctgctgctgctgtctgccGCTCAacccctgtgccaccacccacctggtcccacagcacccgcaggcattggaggacctaCAATGACCTCCTAAAGCGTcatgtggaggccatggagaAAATGGAAAGGACCATGGCCAACATGCACGAGACCATGGCAgaaagagcgagggaggaggctcggtggcatacttgcctgctgcaggacttcctcccagagtggaggagtatgtgtgccaccgtccgggagtccctggctgtgccaggtcctctcccccggggactcctcctgcccatccagctccagccccctctgaccccccgtcCTCCCCCTAGCCCCCTCTGa